The genome window GGTAACCGCTAACACTAGAGGACATTTTATGCGCATTTCTGAATCCGAACTCATATTAAACAAGGATGGTAGTATCTATCATTTGAATTTGTTGCCGGAAGATTTAGCTGATTGTGTGATCCTTGTCGGTGATCCTGACAGAGTCCCTCTAGTATCACGCTATTTTGATCGCATTGAAATCAGAAAACAAAAACGGGAACTAGTAACGCACACCGGTTACGTAGGCAACAAACGCATTAGCGTTATTTCCAGCGGGATGGGCGTTGGTGGAGTCGATATCGCCATGAATGAATTGGATGCGTTGGCCAATATTGATTTTAAAACTCGCACCGTCAAGTCTGATATCAGAAGTCTTCAAATTATTCGTCTTGGCACTTGTGGTTCACTTCAAAAAAATACTCCTATTGATAGTATTGTTGTTTCAGAACGAGCATTAGGTTTGGATGGGCTGGCAAATTTTTACGATATCAACTACAACAACGATGAAACACGTTTCAGGCAAGCTATTATCGATAAATTTGAAGGCCATCCTGCTATTCAACAGTGCTACGTCGTTGAGGGTGATGCCGCATTAACAAATTTATTTAGAGGAAGCGAAGCTATTATCGGAACCACAGTAACCACGGGCGGTTTCTATGCGGCACAAGGTCGAGTAATTCGCGCTCAGCTTAAAATAAAGGATTTTATCGAAAAATTACAACAACTCAACATGACAAATTTTGAAATGGAAACTGCGGCGATTTTTGCTTTAGCAAAAGTATTAGGGCACCGCGCATCTTCTGCCTGCGTAGTGGTTGCCAATCGTGCTGCACAAGAATACAGCAAAACCCCAGAAGAGTCCGTTGATAAAACTATTCGTTTTTTAATTGAAAAACTGAGCGAACCAAATGGTATCCCACCTGCCCAGTGAATTTAGATTTTAGAACTTCCCAATCAGCCGGGATGGGGAGAGGGGAAAGCTCACGCTCGGCTTCAATGTAAACTAAGGCGTTTTTGGATAATAGATTCGACTCGATTAACCAGGCACAGCATTTTTCAATGAGACCCTGATGAAAAGGTGAATCAATAAACACAATAGAAAATTGATGGTTAGCTAATTTTTTGCTGAGTGACTGAGAAGGCGCTGCATCATGAATCAAGTTAATATTTTTTGCGGATAATTTTTCAGCTGTGGAATGCAAGTATTTAATCACTTCAGCATTTTGATCAACGAAAGTAACAGAAGCTGCACTGCGAGATAAGGCTTCAAATCCAAGCGCACCGCTTCCTGAAAATAAATCTAAACAATGAGCATCTTGAATATCGTTTTGTAGCCAATTGAAAAGGGTTTCGCGAATTCGATCACCGGTTGGACGCAAACCTGCACTATCAGGAAAAGAAATGCGACGGCCACGCCAGCGACCGCCGATTATGCGAAGTTGATTGTCGTTCAAAAGATGCTATTTCCAACGGTAATTGTCACTAGGTTTTTAGGGTTAATGTGACGCTGAAACGAAGCTTTGATGTCCTGCGCAGAAACTTTGCGCACATGATCACGATAGGTATCTAAATAATCGAGCGGCAAACCATAGGTTGTGATATTGACAACATTGGCCAAAATGGCTTTATTGCTCGCTAATCGAAGCGCAAATCCATTGATAAGATTATTTTTGGCTTCATCAAGTTCTTCTTCTGAAGGGCCGTGAGAAATATAATCAGCTAGAGTTTCACGCGCAATTTTGATTGCATTTTTGGCTTGTTCATTGCGAGTTTGTAATCCAATCATAAAGGGACCTTGCAATTTCGTGGCATCAAAATAGCTATAAACACTATACGCTAGCCCGCCTTTTTCACGCACAGTTTTGTATAATCGTGATGTTAAAATTCCACCCCCAAGAATTTGATTGCCTACACTGAGCGGAAAATAATCGGGCGACAGTCTAGGTATCGCACGTTGGCCAATAAGAATATGAGTTTGAGCGGAAGGGAAGCGAATATTTTTTACAGATGAACTATGAGATAAATCTGATAAGTTCAGAACGTTTTTCTTATCGCCGTGTGCTAAATCTCC of Gammaproteobacteria bacterium contains these proteins:
- the rsmD gene encoding 16S rRNA (guanine(966)-N(2))-methyltransferase RsmD, with the protein product MNDNQLRIIGGRWRGRRISFPDSAGLRPTGDRIRETLFNWLQNDIQDAHCLDLFSGSGALGFEALSRSAASVTFVDQNAEVIKYLHSTAEKLSAKNINLIHDAAPSQSLSKKLANHQFSIVFIDSPFHQGLIEKCCAWLIESNLLSKNALVYIEAERELSPLPIPADWEVLKSKFTGQVGYHLVRSVFQLKNE
- a CDS encoding nucleoside phosphorylase; amino-acid sequence: MRISESELILNKDGSIYHLNLLPEDLADCVILVGDPDRVPLVSRYFDRIEIRKQKRELVTHTGYVGNKRISVISSGMGVGGVDIAMNELDALANIDFKTRTVKSDIRSLQIIRLGTCGSLQKNTPIDSIVVSERALGLDGLANFYDINYNNDETRFRQAIIDKFEGHPAIQQCYVVEGDAALTNLFRGSEAIIGTTVTTGGFYAAQGRVIRAQLKIKDFIEKLQQLNMTNFEMETAAIFALAKVLGHRASSACVVVANRAAQEYSKTPEESVDKTIRFLIEKLSEPNGIPPAQ